Genomic DNA from Jejubacter calystegiae:
TGACCGATTCACGCGCCAGCGCCCCCAGAAGCCAGGCCGCCCGTGTTTCAAACAGGCGCGGCAGTACCGATGGCGCCTCCAGTCCCGTTTCCAGGCCCCGGTGAAAAGCCTGTTCATCCTCTTTCTGCGCGGGAAGCGACTGCCCCACCAGGGAATGGGTGAGCAGTAGATGGTGCAGTTCGCCGGTCATGACCGTGTCGAAACCCGCCACCTGACGCTCTGCGACCGGCACCCATTTACAGTGGGTGCCCGGCATCACATAGCAGCTTGCAGGCGCCAGTTCATACGCGCCCAGCAACTGGGTCTCTTCCCCACGCATCACGTTGTACACCCCGTGCCGGGCGCTTTTCAGACCAGGCACGATCCACACACCTTTAGCCACGGCACAACGCTGTTCGCCTGGCGCTTCCAGCGTTGCCGGACACGGCAGGTAAGGCACCGGCAGCCAGCCCGATTCACTGCCAATCATGCCAGCCATCACGACCGGTATGGCGTCTTTGCCACGCCAGGGCGCCAGATGGCGCTGGAATATCTCTTCCGCCGTATCCTGCCCCATGCGGGTTACGCCACAGGGCAGCGCCAGCGTATTAACGAACTCTCCGCTGCGGATATGCCAGGCCCGCAGATGGGTAGAGCCCCAGTCAACGGCAATATATTCTTCAGCCATCGCCCTCACCCCGCGTTACGCGTTGTTTTCGCCACTGCCAGCGATCCACTCCGATCTTCGCGCTCGCGGGTGATCGCCTCCAGCGCCTGTTCGCGGCTGAGTTTGTTAGCAGGCGTCATTGCTGTGACAAACACGGCGGACGCCAGACTCACCAGCACGGAAGGAATACAGGGATTGCCCCAGAATGCCAGCCAGTCGGCGCGCGCCAGAATGACGATGGAGGTTAGCATTCCGCCCAACAGCGCCGTCAGCGCCCCCTGCCAGTTAAAACGCCGCCAGAAGCGACCCAGGATGGAGCAGACAAACAGGCCGGACATCAGCATGGAGATCATCCTGGTGATGTAGCTAATGATGTCATCCGAGGTCAGGGCAAAGATTAAAGCCAGCCCAATCACCAGCGTCAGCATCAGACGTGAAAGGCGTATTGCCTTATTTTCCGGCGGCATTCTTCCGGTGACCATGGTGTAGAGATCGCGCATCATGATGGCAACTGCGGCAATGGCATCGGAACTGGCAGACGACATGGTGGCGGATAACCCGGCAATCAGTACAATCATTCCCAGAAAAGGGGGCAGGAAGCTGGTGGCAAACAGGAAGGCATAGTTGCTGTTCGCCAGTTCCGGGTTCATGGCAAATGCCGCCATGCCAATAATCGCAGGCAGTATGGAGAAGAACAGATACAGCACACCGGTGTACACGAAGGAACGGCGCACCGAAGAGACATCCTTACCGGAATAGATACGCTGACGGTAAGACGGCGTCGCCAGTACCCCCACGCCAATCACCATCGCCAGCGAGAGCGCCGGGATTGCTCCCATCTTATCAATGGCAAACAGACTGAGCGCCGCAGGGTCCATCGCCTGTTCGATAGCTCCCCAGCCCCCGGCATGTACCACCGCCAGAATCGCCATCAGGATAAAACCAAAAAACAGAATCAGCGCCTGGATAGTATCGGTCCATACCACTGCGGAATAACCGCCGATGATGACATAAATCGCAAATGCCAGAGCGATAATCAGTTTCGCTACCGTCAGATTTAAACCCGTAGCCCAGGCCAGATATAAGCTGCCGCCAAGAATATGGGCTCCGAGCCAGCCAATAGAGGCAATAAATATCATCAGGCCAACGATATTCTTAATTAAATGGCTGCCACCAGTATAATAAGAGAGCTCCTCACTCATAGTCATAAAGCGTAATTTACGCACCGGCGCAAACAACCAGGCCACCAGCAAAATGCCAACTGCTCCCCCCAGACCATAAAGCATGCCAGCCCAACCGTTGCTGTAACCAAAGCCCACCGCCCCCATACTGGAGCCGGTACCAACCATG
This window encodes:
- a CDS encoding 2-dehydro-3-deoxygalactonokinase, producing the protein MAEEYIAVDWGSTHLRAWHIRSGEFVNTLALPCGVTRMGQDTAEEIFQRHLAPWRGKDAIPVVMAGMIGSESGWLPVPYLPCPATLEAPGEQRCAVAKGVWIVPGLKSARHGVYNVMRGEETQLLGAYELAPASCYVMPGTHCKWVPVAERQVAGFDTVMTGELHHLLLTHSLVGQSLPAQKEDEQAFHRGLETGLEAPSVLPRLFETRAAWLLGALARESVSDYLSGLLIGAEVAAQSAQLRPESVVVVGSEALVARYLKAFSLAGITASACDGERAFVRGIGRIMDAGK
- a CDS encoding sodium:solute symporter family protein, producing the protein MNSPIFLVGFIIYAIAMIWLGWYVSRNQKSGEDFLLGGRSLPLFLTLGSTVATMVGTGSSMGAVGFGYSNGWAGMLYGLGGAVGILLVAWLFAPVRKLRFMTMSEELSYYTGGSHLIKNIVGLMIFIASIGWLGAHILGGSLYLAWATGLNLTVAKLIIALAFAIYVIIGGYSAVVWTDTIQALILFFGFILMAILAVVHAGGWGAIEQAMDPAALSLFAIDKMGAIPALSLAMVIGVGVLATPSYRQRIYSGKDVSSVRRSFVYTGVLYLFFSILPAIIGMAAFAMNPELANSNYAFLFATSFLPPFLGMIVLIAGLSATMSSASSDAIAAVAIMMRDLYTMVTGRMPPENKAIRLSRLMLTLVIGLALIFALTSDDIISYITRMISMLMSGLFVCSILGRFWRRFNWQGALTALLGGMLTSIVILARADWLAFWGNPCIPSVLVSLASAVFVTAMTPANKLSREQALEAITREREDRSGSLAVAKTTRNAG